One window of the Salminus brasiliensis chromosome 1, fSalBra1.hap2, whole genome shotgun sequence genome contains the following:
- the LOC140551941 gene encoding tripartite motif-containing protein 16-like isoform X2 — MAEASISVDHEQFSCPVCLDLLKDPVAVPCGHSFCMVCINGCWDQDEQRGVYSCPQCRETFTPRPVLRRNNMLAEVVEKLKKTQLQAASPAPRYAGPGDVECDFCTGRKLKAIKSCLTCLVSFCETHLKPHYEVPALKKHKLVKASTQLQEKICSQHDEVMKIYCRTDQSSICYLCTMEDHRGHDTVSATTERREKQNQLKEIQRTIQQRIQEKQKKLQEVEQTVNTLKRSAQSAVEDSERIFTELIRSIEKKRSEVTELIRAQEKAELSGAEELLEKLQQEMADLKRRHTELEQLSHTEDHLHFLQSFQSLCVSSGSEDSASIPVYQHPSFDEVRKSVSELKERLEEFCREEFRKIPPHAAAVQILSSEPKTREDFLQYHCRLTLDPNTAFNHLRLSEKNRVVMWSEVQSYSDHPERFNSWSQVLCKESVCGRCYWEVEWSGGGIGWVSISVSYKGISRKGWGNECGFGHNSQSWSLECSSSLSFLHNNIQTKLSAPPSSRIGVYVDHSAGTLSFYSVSDTMTLLHTLHTTFTQPLYAGFLVGYRSSVRLCDKE; from the exons ATGGCAGAGGCCAGTATTTCAGTAGATCACGAgcagttcagctgtccagtctgTCTGGATCTGCTGAAGGATCCAGTGGCTGTTCCCTGTGGACACAGTTTCTGTATGGTGTGTATTAATGGCTGCTGGGATCAGGATGAACAGAGGGGGGTCTACAGCTGCCCCCAGTGCAGAGAGACGTTCACTCCAAGGCCTGTTCTACGCAGGAACAACATGCTGGCTGAAGTGGTGGAGAAACTGAAGAAGACACAACTCCAAGCTGCTTCTCCAGCTCCCCGTTACGCTGGACCTGGAGATGTGGAGTGTGATTTCTGCACCGGGAGAAAACTCAAAGCCATCAAGTCCTGTCTGACGTGTCTGGTCTCCTTTTGTGAAACTCATCTTAAACCTCACTATGAAGTTCCTGCCTTGAAGAAGCACAAGCTGGTCAAAGCGTCCACCCAGCTACAAGAGAAGATCTGCTCTCAGCATGATGAAGTGATGAAGATCTACTGTCGTACTGATCAGAGCTCTATCTGCTATTTATGTACAATGGAGGATCACAGGGGTCATGATACAGTCTCAGCTACAACAGAAAGAAGGGAGAAACAG AACCAGCTAAAGGAGATTCAGAGGACAATCCAGCAGAGGATCcaggagaagcagaagaagctgCAGGAGGTGGAACAGACGGTGAACACTCTTAAG cgcTCTgcacagtcagcagtggaggacAGTGAGAGGATCTTTACTGAGCTGATCCGCTCCATTGAGAAAAAGCGCTCTGAGGTAACAGAGCTGATCAGAGCTCAGGAGAAGGCTGAACTGAGTGGAGCTGAAGAACTCCTGGAGAAACTGCAGCAGGAGATGGCTGATCTAAAGAGGAGACACACTGAGCTGGAGCAGCTTTCACACACAGAGGATCACCTCCATTTCCTCCAG AGTTTccagtctctctgtgtctcttctgGATCTGAGGACTCAGCCAGCATCCCTGTCTATCAACATCCCTCATTTGATGAAGTGAGGAAATCTGTCTCTGAGCTGAAAGAGCGACTAGAGGAATTCTGCAGAGAGGAGTTCAGGAAGATCCCTCCACATG CTGCAGCAGTTCAGATTTTATCCTCAGAGCCAAAAaccagagaagactttctgcagt ATCACTGTCGGCTGACTCTGGATCCCAACACAGCATTTAATCACCTCAGACTGTCTGAGAAGAACAGAGTGGTGATGTGGAGTGAAGTCCAGTCATACTCTGATCATCCAGAGAGGTTTAACAGCTGGTCTCAGGTGTTGTgtaaggagagtgtgtgtggacgcTGTTACTGGGAGGTTGAGTGGAGCGGTGGGGGAATTGGGTGGGTGTCCATATCAGTCTCATATAAAGGGATCAGCAGGAAAGGATGGGGTAATGAGTGTGGGTTTGGACATAACAGTCAGTCCTGGAGTCTGGAgtgttcctcctctctctcttttctccacaACAACATTCAGACTAAGCTCTCAGCTCCACCATCCTCCAG
- the LOC140551941 gene encoding tripartite motif-containing protein 16-like isoform X1: MAEASISVDHEQFSCPVCLDLLKDPVAVPCGHSFCMVCINGCWDQDEQRGVYSCPQCRETFTPRPVLRRNNMLAEVVEKLKKTQLQAASPAPRYAGPGDVECDFCTGRKLKAIKSCLTCLVSFCETHLKPHYEVPALKKHKLVKASTQLQEKICSQHDEVMKIYCRTDQSSICYLCTMEDHRGHDTVSATTERREKQNQLKEIQRTIQQRIQEKQKKLQEVEQTVNTLKRSAQSAVEDSERIFTELIRSIEKKRSEVTELIRAQEKAELSGAEELLEKLQQEMADLKRRHTELEQLSHTEDHLHFLQSFQSLCVSSGSEDSASIPVYQHPSFDEVRKSVSELKERLEEFCREEFRKIPPHAAAVQILSSEPKTREDFLQCMCNTHTHTHTHTLSLSHTHTHTHTHTHTHRHTLTHKHTHTYSLILTHTDTHTLCLTQTHIFCFTHIHTHTHTYTYFMFQSKTHTHKFCLSLSLSLSLSLSHTHKFSLSLSLTHTQILSLSLSLSLPLSLSHTHTNSLSLFLSLSLFLFLSLSLSHTHTHTHTHNHSLYFLLSHTQTHTHTHTHIFCLNLRHTHTHTHTQVN, from the exons ATGGCAGAGGCCAGTATTTCAGTAGATCACGAgcagttcagctgtccagtctgTCTGGATCTGCTGAAGGATCCAGTGGCTGTTCCCTGTGGACACAGTTTCTGTATGGTGTGTATTAATGGCTGCTGGGATCAGGATGAACAGAGGGGGGTCTACAGCTGCCCCCAGTGCAGAGAGACGTTCACTCCAAGGCCTGTTCTACGCAGGAACAACATGCTGGCTGAAGTGGTGGAGAAACTGAAGAAGACACAACTCCAAGCTGCTTCTCCAGCTCCCCGTTACGCTGGACCTGGAGATGTGGAGTGTGATTTCTGCACCGGGAGAAAACTCAAAGCCATCAAGTCCTGTCTGACGTGTCTGGTCTCCTTTTGTGAAACTCATCTTAAACCTCACTATGAAGTTCCTGCCTTGAAGAAGCACAAGCTGGTCAAAGCGTCCACCCAGCTACAAGAGAAGATCTGCTCTCAGCATGATGAAGTGATGAAGATCTACTGTCGTACTGATCAGAGCTCTATCTGCTATTTATGTACAATGGAGGATCACAGGGGTCATGATACAGTCTCAGCTACAACAGAAAGAAGGGAGAAACAG AACCAGCTAAAGGAGATTCAGAGGACAATCCAGCAGAGGATCcaggagaagcagaagaagctgCAGGAGGTGGAACAGACGGTGAACACTCTTAAG cgcTCTgcacagtcagcagtggaggacAGTGAGAGGATCTTTACTGAGCTGATCCGCTCCATTGAGAAAAAGCGCTCTGAGGTAACAGAGCTGATCAGAGCTCAGGAGAAGGCTGAACTGAGTGGAGCTGAAGAACTCCTGGAGAAACTGCAGCAGGAGATGGCTGATCTAAAGAGGAGACACACTGAGCTGGAGCAGCTTTCACACACAGAGGATCACCTCCATTTCCTCCAG AGTTTccagtctctctgtgtctcttctgGATCTGAGGACTCAGCCAGCATCCCTGTCTATCAACATCCCTCATTTGATGAAGTGAGGAAATCTGTCTCTGAGCTGAAAGAGCGACTAGAGGAATTCTGCAGAGAGGAGTTCAGGAAGATCCCTCCACATG CTGCAGCAGTTCAGATTTTATCCTCAGAGCCAAAAaccagagaagactttctgcagtgtatgtgtaacacacacacacacacacacacacacacactctctctctctcacacacacacacacacacacacacacacacacacacacagacacactctcacacacaaacacacacacacatacagtctcattctcactcacacagacacacacacactctgtcttacacaaacacacattttttgtttcacacacatacatacacacacacacacatacacatattttaTGTTTCAatctaagacacacacacacaaattctgtctctctctctctctctctctctctctctctctctcacacacacacaaattctctctctctctctctctcacacacacacaaattctgtctctctctctctctctctctctccctctctctctctcacacacacacacaaattctctctctctctttctctctctctctctctttctctttctctctctctctctctcacacacacacacacacacacacacacacaaccactctctttattttcttctctcacacacacagacacacacacacacacacacacatattttctGTCTCAatctaagacacacacacacacacacacacacacaggtaaattAA
- the LOC140551967 gene encoding tripartite motif-containing protein 16-like isoform X1, protein MAEASISVDHEQFSCPVCLDLLKDPVTINCGHSFCMVCINGCWDQDEQRGVYSCPQCRETFTPRPVLRRNNMLAEVVEKLKKTQLQAASPAPCYAGPRDVECDFCTGRKLKAIKSCLTCLVSFCETHLKPHYEVPGLKKHNLVKASTQLQEKICSQHDRLIEIYCRTDQSSICYLCTMEDHRGHDTVPAAAERREKQNQLKEIQRTIQQRIQEKQKKLQEVEQTVNTLKCSAQAAVEDSERIFTELIRCIEKKLSELTELIRAQEKAELSGAEELLEKLQQEMADLKRRHTELEQLSHTEDHLHFLQVTLTDLQRKLLLIKLSFQSLCVSSGSEDSASIPVHKHPSFDGVRKSVSELKERLEEFCREEFRKIPPHAAAVQILSSEPKAREDFLQYYCRLTLDPNTAFNHLRLSEKNRVVMWSKVQSYSDHPERFNSWSQVLCKESVCGRCYWEVEWSRGGIGCVYISVSYKGISRKGWGNECGFGRNSQSWSLECSSSLSFLHNNIQTELSAPPSSRIGVYVDHSAGTLSFYSVSDTMTLLHTLHTTFTQPLYAGFWVGGGSTVRLCDKE, encoded by the exons ATGGCAGAGGCCAGTATTTCAGTAGATCACGAgcagttcagctgtccagtctgTCTGGATCTGCTGAAGGATCCAGTGACCATCAACTGTGGACACAGTTTCTGTATGGTGTGTATTAATGGCTGCTGGGATCAGGATGAACAGAGGGGGGTCTACAGCTGCCCCCAGTGCAGAGAGACGTTCACTCCAAGGCCTGTTCTACGCAGGAACAACATGCTGGCTGAAGTGGTGGAGAAACTGAAGAAGACACAACTCCAAGCTGCTTCTCCTGCTCCCTGTTACGCTGGACCTAGAGATGTGGAGTGTGATTTCTGCACCGGGAGAAAACTCAAAGCCATCAAGTCCTGTCTGACGTGTCTGGTCTCCTTTTGTGAAACTCATCTTAAACCTCACTATGAAGTTCCTGGACTGAAGAAGCACAATCTGGTCAAAGCGTCCACCCAGCTACAAGAGAAGATCTGCTCtcagcatgacagactgatcgAGATCTACTGTCGTACTGATCAGAGCTCTATCTGCTATTTATGTACAATGGAGGATCACAGGGGTCATGATACAGTCCCTGCTGCAGCAGAAAGAAGGGAGAAACAG AACCAGCTAAAGGAGATTCAGAGGACAATCCAGCAGAGGATCcaggagaagcagaagaagctgCAGGAGGTGGAACAGACGGTGAACACTCTTAAG tgctCTGCACAGGCAGCAGTGGAGGACAGTGAGAGGATCTTTACTGAGCTGATCCGCTGCATTGAGAAAAAGCTCTCTGAGCTAACAGAGCTGATCAGAGCTCAGGAGAAGGCTGAACTGAGTGGAGCTGAAGAACTCCTGGAGAAACTGCAGCAGGAGATGGCTGATCTAAAGAGGAGACACACTGAGCTGGAGCAGCTTTCACACACAGAGGATCACCTCCATTTCCTCCAGGTAACACTCACTGATCTACAGAGGAAGCTGCTCCTCATCAAGCTT AGTTTccagtctctctgtgtctcttctgGATCTGAGGACTCAGCCAGCATCCCTGTCCATAAGCATCCCTCATTTGACGGAGTGAGGAAATCTGTCTCTGAGCTGAAAGAGCGACTAGAGGAATTCTGCAGAGAGGAGTTCAGGAAGATCCCTCCACATG CTGCAGCAGTTCAGATTTTATCCTCAGAGCCTAAAGccagagaagactttctgcagt ATTACTGTCGGCTGACTCTGGATCCCAACACAGCATTTAATCACCTCAGACTGTCTGAGAAGAACAGAGTGGTGATGTGGAGTAAAGTCCAGTCATACTCTGATCATCCAGAGAGGTTTAACAGCTGGTCTCAGGTGTTGTgtaaggagagtgtgtgtggacgcTGTTACTGGGAGGTTGAGTGGAGCAGAGGGGGAATTGGGTGTGTGTACATATCAGTCTCATATAAAGGGATCAGCAGGAAAGGATGGGGTAATGAGTGTGGGTTTGGACGCAACAGTCAGTCCTGGAGTCTGGAgtgttcctcctctctctctttcctccacaACAACATTCAGACTGAGCTCTCAGCTCCACCCTCCTCCAGAATAGGAGTGTATGTGGATCACAGTGCAGGAactctgtccttctacagcgTCTCTGACACAATGACCCtcctacacacactccacaccacatTCACTCAGCCGCTCTACGCTGGGTTCTGGGTTGGTGGTGGATCCACTGTGAGGTTATGTGATAAGGAGTGA
- the LOC140551967 gene encoding tripartite motif-containing protein 16-like isoform X2 — translation MAEASISVDHEQFSCPVCLDLLKDPVTINCGHSFCMVCINGCWDQDEQRGVYSCPQCRETFTPRPVLRRNNMLAEVVEKLKKTQLQAASPAPCYAGPRDVECDFCTGRKLKAIKSCLTCLVSFCETHLKPHYEVPGLKKHNLVKASTQLQEKICSQHDRLIEIYCRTDQSSICYLCTMEDHRGHDTVPAAAERREKQNQLKEIQRTIQQRIQEKQKKLQEVEQTVNTLKCSAQAAVEDSERIFTELIRCIEKKLSELTELIRAQEKAELSGAEELLEKLQQEMADLKRRHTELEQLSHTEDHLHFLQSFQSLCVSSGSEDSASIPVHKHPSFDGVRKSVSELKERLEEFCREEFRKIPPHGKSSCPAVRPLCLCVSTAAAVQILSSEPKAREDFLQYYCRLTLDPNTAFNHLRLSEKNRVVMWSKVQSYSDHPERFNSWSQVLCKESVCGRCYWEVEWSRGGIGCVYISVSYKGISRKGWGNECGFGRNSQSWSLECSSSLSFLHNNIQTELSAPPSSRIGVYVDHSAGTLSFYSVSDTMTLLHTLHTTFTQPLYAGFWVGGGSTVRLCDKE, via the exons ATGGCAGAGGCCAGTATTTCAGTAGATCACGAgcagttcagctgtccagtctgTCTGGATCTGCTGAAGGATCCAGTGACCATCAACTGTGGACACAGTTTCTGTATGGTGTGTATTAATGGCTGCTGGGATCAGGATGAACAGAGGGGGGTCTACAGCTGCCCCCAGTGCAGAGAGACGTTCACTCCAAGGCCTGTTCTACGCAGGAACAACATGCTGGCTGAAGTGGTGGAGAAACTGAAGAAGACACAACTCCAAGCTGCTTCTCCTGCTCCCTGTTACGCTGGACCTAGAGATGTGGAGTGTGATTTCTGCACCGGGAGAAAACTCAAAGCCATCAAGTCCTGTCTGACGTGTCTGGTCTCCTTTTGTGAAACTCATCTTAAACCTCACTATGAAGTTCCTGGACTGAAGAAGCACAATCTGGTCAAAGCGTCCACCCAGCTACAAGAGAAGATCTGCTCtcagcatgacagactgatcgAGATCTACTGTCGTACTGATCAGAGCTCTATCTGCTATTTATGTACAATGGAGGATCACAGGGGTCATGATACAGTCCCTGCTGCAGCAGAAAGAAGGGAGAAACAG AACCAGCTAAAGGAGATTCAGAGGACAATCCAGCAGAGGATCcaggagaagcagaagaagctgCAGGAGGTGGAACAGACGGTGAACACTCTTAAG tgctCTGCACAGGCAGCAGTGGAGGACAGTGAGAGGATCTTTACTGAGCTGATCCGCTGCATTGAGAAAAAGCTCTCTGAGCTAACAGAGCTGATCAGAGCTCAGGAGAAGGCTGAACTGAGTGGAGCTGAAGAACTCCTGGAGAAACTGCAGCAGGAGATGGCTGATCTAAAGAGGAGACACACTGAGCTGGAGCAGCTTTCACACACAGAGGATCACCTCCATTTCCTCCAG AGTTTccagtctctctgtgtctcttctgGATCTGAGGACTCAGCCAGCATCCCTGTCCATAAGCATCCCTCATTTGACGGAGTGAGGAAATCTGTCTCTGAGCTGAAAGAGCGACTAGAGGAATTCTGCAGAGAGGAGTTCAGGAAGATCCCTCCACATGGTAAGAGCAGCTGTCCTGCTGTCAGAC cattgtgtttgtgtgtctccaCAGCTGCAGCAGTTCAGATTTTATCCTCAGAGCCTAAAGccagagaagactttctgcagt ATTACTGTCGGCTGACTCTGGATCCCAACACAGCATTTAATCACCTCAGACTGTCTGAGAAGAACAGAGTGGTGATGTGGAGTAAAGTCCAGTCATACTCTGATCATCCAGAGAGGTTTAACAGCTGGTCTCAGGTGTTGTgtaaggagagtgtgtgtggacgcTGTTACTGGGAGGTTGAGTGGAGCAGAGGGGGAATTGGGTGTGTGTACATATCAGTCTCATATAAAGGGATCAGCAGGAAAGGATGGGGTAATGAGTGTGGGTTTGGACGCAACAGTCAGTCCTGGAGTCTGGAgtgttcctcctctctctctttcctccacaACAACATTCAGACTGAGCTCTCAGCTCCACCCTCCTCCAGAATAGGAGTGTATGTGGATCACAGTGCAGGAactctgtccttctacagcgTCTCTGACACAATGACCCtcctacacacactccacaccacatTCACTCAGCCGCTCTACGCTGGGTTCTGGGTTGGTGGTGGATCCACTGTGAGGTTATGTGATAAGGAGTGA